A window of Methylocaldum szegediense genomic DNA:
CCGGTGCTCGCATGAACCGCACCGACCCCGAATGATCCACGTCTGAACCTTCGAGCGAGCGCCAGGAGATCAACTCGTTCGGCCGGTCTTCGATGATTTCCGAGTCCCATTCGACACGCATTCCGGCCAGCCCCGTTGCAACCCAATGGGTACGCCCCGGACCGATCTCCCGCACGGATTCGATGTGATTCATGATGCGCGGCAGATTCTGGATGTCGCGCCAAAACCGGTAAATGACCTCGACCGGACGGTCGATCGTGATGCTTTCCCGGAGATGAATACCGGAGGTTTTCTTTCCGGCAGTTTGGCTCAGTTGCTCGGCGCCGACGATGTCCAGGACAGTTACGCCGGCGACCGCTGCCATCGCCGCCGCGGCTCTGCCGCGTTTCGGGTTGTCCTCATCCAGGGCCGTGCCTAGTAGGGCCAGGTCCAGCGCGTCGCCCGCTACCCGAGCTTGAAGCCAGTTCGGATTTTCGGGCTGTGCGAGTATGCCGATCCCGGTTGCGAACTCGCGCAGCCCGAACAATTGCAGGATTCTCGTGTGTCCGTCTAGACCCACCAAATTGGCCACTTTCTTCGGTGCCGCAAGCTCGGCCAAGCCCAACCCGATGCTGAACCAGCCCAAGCTCTTCGCCATTCGTCTCTCGTCCATAACGCTTCACTCCTATGTGATTTTCAGGTGCGCCAGGGGTGCTCCGGCAGATCGGCTACCCCGATCACTTCGCATCCCGCCCTCGCAACCTTGTGGTCGTTTTCGACGGTGCTGCCGCTTGCGCCGATCGCGCCGATCAGGATGCCGTCGGCATTCACGATCGGGAGTCCGCCGGGAAACGTGATCAAACCGTCATTGGAAACCTCGATGCCATATAAAGGCTCTCCAGGCTGCGACATCTTGCCGAGTTCGCCAGTCGCCATGCCGAAAAAGCAGGCGGTTCTGGCCTTTCGTATGGCGATATCGATGCTGCCGACCCAGGCATCGTCCATTCTGGCAAACGCTTTCAGCGTGGTGCCGGAATCCACGACCGCGATACAACTGCGCGCGCCTATTTCCTCTGATTTTTTCAGCGCCGCAGCGATGGCCCGTTGCGCTTCCTCGTAGCTGACGTGCATGGCAATTCCCTCAGTTAATTCGTCAAACCTCTTTGACAATCCGAACGGCAGGTTGTCGTGTCATGGATACGGGCCTTTTCTTGCCACTATCGAGCGACTACAGGACTGCCTGGAACGTACCTCCGGGCGCCTACGGTCATCGCTACGCGGCACTCGGCGCCTCGCGTTTGGTCTAATTTGCCATGCGCGGCCGACCTCCCGATCGGAGTCTGCCGACCAGAACAGATCCCAATACAGCCGAATATGACTTTTTGAGGAAGAAGGAGGGCTTATGTCTGAG
This region includes:
- a CDS encoding SRPBCC family protein codes for the protein MDERRMAKSLGWFSIGLGLAELAAPKKVANLVGLDGHTRILQLFGLREFATGIGILAQPENPNWLQARVAGDALDLALLGTALDEDNPKRGRAAAAMAAVAGVTVLDIVGAEQLSQTAGKKTSGIHLRESITIDRPVEVIYRFWRDIQNLPRIMNHIESVREIGPGRTHWVATGLAGMRVEWDSEIIEDRPNELISWRSLEGSDVDHSGSVRFMRAPGGRGMVVRIEMDYRPPGGTIGAKIAKLLGATPEKQIAVDLRRLKQLMETGEITTTKGQPSGRARSLSRKYDELMQT
- a CDS encoding GlcG/HbpS family heme-binding protein — protein: MHVSYEEAQRAIAAALKKSEEIGARSCIAVVDSGTTLKAFARMDDAWVGSIDIAIRKARTACFFGMATGELGKMSQPGEPLYGIEVSNDGLITFPGGLPIVNADGILIGAIGASGSTVENDHKVARAGCEVIGVADLPEHPWRT